CTTAGAAAGTTTATCGCTCGGTATCCCACAACCAACTTCCCCATTGGCAGCATCTTCAGCTTCGATTAGTTCCATCAACCGTTGCGTTTGTAGCAAATCATTAGTTATACTTGGTATAGATTGGGTCATAATTTCCTACGTAAGGTTTCAAAGTAAACTAAGTTATCGGGTTCATCGGGGTCGGGACCACAATCAAGTAATCCTATTTTAAGCTTTTTGTAAAATGCGATTGCGCCTGGAAGGGCGTGGAGTCCAATACGTCCTTGATATCCCAACTCGTTGCTACGAACAACAGCAAAGTCAATTAAGTTACCACCAACACCTTTGTAAATAGGAGGGTAATTGATGGTAGAACGATTCCACGGTGCAGTATTATCCAAAAAGATTAAACTCTTGTGGGATGAGCATTCTTGCCTGTCACACTATGTAAACTAAGTAGGTCGGCGTTGAAAATCATAGTTATGAGCAGGCAGTAGGCAGTTGGGGTAAGACTTTGATCCCAATTTACATTACGTTACATAGTTGTGTTTATTCCCGCCTACTTACTTAGATGTGAAACAGCTTATACCTTCTTTTCCATCTTGAGAACCACCAAATGTATGGGGTTTAATTCTCACAACCCAAGCCAGGGACGCAGATTACCGCGCTTCACTTTTATTAAACTACCTGCTTGAGTTTTTACTGTAATTTCTCGACTCTGCCCTGCTTGCATGATTTCAACCCGTTTGCCCATGTAATCGGCATCCCGGTTTAAGCCAGGTCGCCATGCAGAATTAGCAGCCTCTTTTATATAGGCTATTTCCGATAGCGTACATTGAGCAGTGGCGGTTTCCAACTCCGTCTCAGATGCAGAAAGCACCAATTTACCCAGCACAACTTGTGTGTCCCACGCCTCAAGCATTTGTTCCAGTAGTGACGGGCTGTGATTGCTTAATTCAGTGGTAGCAGCGTCCGTCTCAGTGTAGGCAGTGTAGACCTGTTTTTCTGGTTGTGCAGACCTCAAATCCTCTCCCTGACTGGAATGTGTAGGAGTGTAGACTATTGGAGATGTAAGATTCTCTTCACGACTATTTTCTCCACGCGATGTTGGAGATGTAATATTCTCCTCACGACTATTTTCTTCACGCGACATTGGAGGTGGAATATTGCCCTCATGACTATTTTCTTCACGCGACATTGAAGATGGAATATTGCCCTCACGATTATTTTCTTCACGCGACATTGAAGATGGAATATTGCCCTCACGATTATTTTCTTCACATGATATTGGAGATGTAACATTCCCCTCACGATTATTTTCTTCACATGATATTGGAGATGTAACATTCCCCTCACGACTATTTTCTTGTCGTAGTTGATGAGATATCTGATTCTCTTTGGATAATAGATCAGACATAAAATTATCTACATTCCCTACACTTTCCTTACTGAACAAGGGTTTCAGGTCTCGATTAGGGTCTACACCTGGTTTACACTCCCTACATTCCCTACACTCCCCTAAGCGATCGCTAATCCGAGAACTTGTATCAGATACCTCCCTTAACAGCACCCCATATATCCTCCAGCCATTACCCTGCCTCGCTTCTCTCACGGAACGCCATCCCATCTCACGGCACAGTTCGAGCAAATGTCCTCGGAAATTGTTTTTGGTAAACAGAGACTTGGAATTATTTTCGTCACACATCCGAATATAGGCACCGTACAAAGTCCTGGCATCGTCCCCCTTACCACCCAACATGACGAATTTGTCAGGACTAGCAGGAATTAACATTTCCTCCATGAACAACGCTACCGAATCATTTTCAGTCTTGTGTAACCACTGTTGGCGTTTAAAATCTGGAATTGCTGCATCCCCCTCCCCTTTGATCAAATTCGTCACCTGTTGGTCGGGCATTCTTAAGGCAAGCGCAGTCAATTCTGGGACTTCCGCTTGCATTTTGTTCTCCACATCTGTATCCCTGATGGGCAATGATTCATCAAATGTTACCAGGGAAAGGCGGCGGTCTATGCCCGTGACATCCCCAACAAATGGGTTGGAGTTACTGATTACCACGATTGTGCCGTAGAATTTGCCGTTAGCTTGTGGTTTGTATTTGGCTATGTAGGGGATATTGTCACCGCCAGTGAGACTGAGCAACCCGGAAAAATCACATGTCCGTTTTTTCTCGTCTGGGCAGATAACTAGCTGTTTGTCAATGATTGCGGCAATCACATTGTCGTCTCCCAGCTTGTGAAGTTTGGCGCTGGTGTGATTGGGCTTCCCAACTACCTTTTCTAAAAGTCGAGCGTAAGTCCCTTTACCCGAACCAGGGACACCTTGGAGGTGGACGAACATCTGGAGGTCAACAAACCGGAATTTGATGACACCGTTAACTATCGCTAGTAGTTTCATAACTTTTAGCGGGTCGCCTTTTTGGGAATACATAGCCCAGGCGTAAAAGTTGGGGGCGTTAATTCGTAATTGGTCGAGTAAGGTGCTTGTGGGGTCAATTGCTACCAATTTGGGAAAATTATGTTCAAGGACGGAAATAAACCCAAATCCAGGGGCATGTGGGTGAGTTTTACCTGTTTTCACCTCATAGACACAATCGTTGAAAGCAATCCACTCCATGCGATTAAAGGTTTGCCAATGCTTGTCTACTAGCTCGCTTTTGAGGAACCTGACTGTATTTTCGATAAAGGAAAAGTAACCATAATTAATATTGGGTATTTCTTCGAGTGCGCGGTAAACCACCTGGGTGAAAATTAGCTCCTGTTCTGCTTCCCAGATTTTTCCGTTCCACCTGCGCCATACCTGGCGTTCTGCATCATATTTCCACTCGTGTCGATAACGGTCTGCTAGTATCTGCATGGCAATTTTGGGAGTTATTTTTTGTTGGTTAACATAGGAACCCGAAGACTCGAATAACTTCTCCCACCTTTCAATATTCACGGCTTTAGCCAGGATTTCTCGTTTAAAATTATCCGCCCCATGATTCATGATGTAATCGTCCATACCTTTATTTTTATTTTGAAACGATTCATCAACTTCCCACAACCCCGTAACGATGTATTGCGGTACTTTAAATTTTTTAATTTGGTTAACCAGCTTTCTTTGAGCCATGACTACGTTTGAGTTTGTGGCACAGTCAGCGTCAAATGCGTGGATAAAACCAAAACCTGCACGAGCAAATTTTTCTAGACCAGGAACAAGGTAACGCTTACCTTGGGGGTCAGCACTGGCTGGTGTTAAACCCATTTCTACCCCCAGGAGGGCAATGGTGGGTAGGTCGTGGGAACATCCAGCGATCGCTTTGAAAAATCCTTCTGTTAGCACCAAGCAGGGATGTCCGTCAATGGTGTAGCACAATAATTTTAATGCCTCTAAGTCATCCCAATAATTTGCTATCACTGGATGAATGGGCAGCATGACATCATATTCGCCGCGAGGACTGCGATATTTTGGAGCTTTTTCGTTGGATTTATTGTCGCTTCTCCAAGGTTTATCAGGACGTAACTGTCCTTGGTAGTTTGTACCTTCGAGCCAGATACCAGATGATTTTGCTGTGTACCCTAATAATTCTGATGCCGATGAAATGTCAACGCTGCGGCAATTAATTTCAATCCATTCTGGCAATAAGCCTCTATTGACGGTGCATTGCTCGTAATGCTTGCTATTTAAGCGCAACCGCAGCTTTTCGCTAGGAGATATAACTGCGGAGGATTGAGAATTATTTACTTTGTTTTCTTGGTTAGAGGCAGTGTTTGTTAAAGATTCCATGAAAGTCTCTCTCGGATGTGTGGTTTTTCTGAGAGAGCCGTAGTAGAATTAGGTCAAATTGGATTATTTGATGCCCACTTGGGGCGAGGCTGATGGAAGCTAGTAACTTCTGTCAGCCTTCTAATTTTTCTACGACTCGATGTAATGCCCACTTGGGGCGTTTAATGGTGCTAAACGTTAACAGACGAGTGCGATCGCTCTCGTCTGTTCTTGGCACAAGGGCGTTGTTGCCAAGTGCGATCGCAATCAAGTTGCGTGTTCAATATCGGGAAGGTTTTATCCCCGACTTGGAGTTTTTTGGCATATTCCCAGTCAAAGCTGTGTATGACATGGGTTTCCAGATATTGGGAAACGGTTTCGACGACGTTTTGATGATGAGATTTCGATGAATCGGCGTACATGGCTATTCTCCAAAGGTATTGTGTGGCGGTCTTTGGAGGGAGTGTGCGCTTTCGCTTGTCTGAAATTCTAGTTCTATCGCTGTTTTGTCGGATGCTTGACTACCGTTAAAAGTTCAGAAAGAGTCAAGGTTTTGGTTAGCTCACCAAAATTTATATGAAACTATGTCAAAAGTGATAGAAACTTGGTAACGACAATGCTAAGATTATGCGTAATGGGTTTACATACCCACTACGGCGCACGATGTTGCCTCTCAACTCATAGCCTTTTCAGTGTTTTCGGTCGGCAAACTTAATGGCACTGTCAGGTTAATGGAGAGTAACTCTGCTCCGCTCCTAATTCAATTGATAAAAATAAACTTAAGTTAAATGTTGTGGATGCTTTTATCCACCTAAGATGCTGCTCTTCATAGGCGGCATTTTTTGTCTGGACTTCCAAGCAACCGTAATAATCACCTCCACATAAATGTTAAATTCAGCAAATTTCGCCTTTGACGTGAACTTTGCCACGAAGAGAAGTCTGTGGGGACGGTCTTCGTCCACAAAACTAAGCCCTTTGGGCACGCTGCGTGTAGCTTGCTTCCACGTTCCTCGCAGAGGTTCCCGCAGGGTAGTGGTACGGGAAATACTCCCGGAGGTCAAGATTCACGAATCATTGTTGAGTGCATTTAACGACGGGGAAAGGAAGGTGCAGTTAAATCTACACGGCAGCCCTTGTAAATGCTTTAAAATACATACAAAAATAAGATAAGTGTATCTTTCGCATGTGATGGCAATACAAGAAAACTCTTAGATACCACAACGCATTTGTTTGTATAACTTCAGATTTTAGTACATATTCATACTTATCGATCCAGAGAAGGTAAATTTTTTTAAGATTCCGTATAGTTAGTATTTGTAATTAGTGTTCGTTGATACTTCCCTCTCCAGATGAAGATGAAAACGGCTAATAATCCTAATAACAAGAGCGCTCTTATTACCCTAAAAATAAAAGCGATTTAACGCCAAAATTGATGCCAGTTTTAAAATTGGCAAGCGTTAATTTATGTTAATTTTGGAGATTTTTAGGGATTATAAGGATTTGATCGAGCCAAAAGAAAAAGGTGTAATATACACAATTACACAAATAGCCAAAATATTTATATTTGTTGCATTTTCCGCAATCATTCCTGTTAGGTTTTCGCCATAAAACTGACCTCACATTTATATTAAAAATCATTAAATTAAATGAATCGTAGGAATTAAGCCACTGTCTTAACGTTACTAAGACTATGACTTATCCATTACATTCATTTATCTACACTTTCTTCGTGATTTATCTTGAAATAGTTGGCTATGGCTTTTTTGACTATCACCCGTGTTAGTTGGGGTACTGTCAAAAATTCTTTTTTAGCCCACTTCTCTAGGTTGTCAATATCCTCTTGGTCTAGTCGCAGTGTTATACGAGGCTTCTGGGATGGCATTCAACAAACAAGCATCTGTGGATGATAAATTAATAGGCTTCTTGGTCTGCTAAATGGTTTTGGACTTTGCTGGCTTCAGTTGTCATAGGTCTATTTCAAAGACGATAGCCCTTGCCTACATACTTTGTTCATACCTCCCTGAATTAGCTGCTTTCTCTTTTTTTTTGTTGGCGATCGCACGTTTGATGATGATTTTTGCTAGTTGGGTTGGGCTTAAAAATTCTTCTTTAGCCCACTCCTCTAGGTATTGGTATTCATCCTCCTCAACGCGAATTGTCATTTGCGGTTTCTTTGAAGGCATAGTCAAACTAATGAACTATGCCTAATTATTTAACCTTTAATGTTTTTACGCCATTAATGAGTCATAGTGTTTACAGGTGATTCACCTTTTGGATATAATATCACTAACAGCCGAAAAAAGTCACACAACAAAGGCAATAGAAGCTAGAAAGTGACGTTGAGGCTACCAATCACAGGCTTTTGACATCAAATCTTGCAGGAGGAAACTTCCCCCTACAAAGTTTGACAACCAATTACATTCCAGGCTGCAACCACGTTGCAGTTGGTTTTACGCTGGTCGGAGCCAGAATTTAAAGAATTGTTACGGAAAATATGAACCATGACAGTCGAATATTCAAATTCAGAAAACTGGCTAGCTAGCGTTAGCTATTGTGCCAGTTTGCGCTCGCTCGAACTAATTAGCGGTAAAGACCCCGGTGCAGGTTACGGAAAAGCAATTTACGGCGATATGACAGTTGTTGTACCCGCCGCTTACTCACTCCTGCGGAATCGTAATATTAACCACCATGAAACCATTGCCAATTCGGGAGCGTGGGTGCGCTACGTCGAAGGTTCTCGCTCGGACCTCAAGGAAAAACAATATTTTTGGGGAACAGCAGCCACCGCACAAGCCGACCACACCTTATTGCACGAAAACAAAGCCTTAAAAGCAGAATTAGCGCTAGAGAGCATTCTGGCTGATTTAGCTATTCTCAACGTGCCGGATGGGTCAAAACTGTGGATTAGCTTAAGCAACCACAACCCTGAAAAATGGGAAGAAGATATTAAACGCAAAGTACGGGGAGGTCACACCTTCCAACACAAAGACCCAGTTAGCCGCGAAATAGTCACCAAAACCATAGAAATTGCCATTACTGGCATTTATCCAGAAGGATTTGGCAGCATCGCCTATTGTTTGTTTGGCAATCAATCCTTGCACCTGGATGCTTCAGAAATTGCCATCGCCCTCGATATTGGTTCCTCAACCTGGTTAATTACCATCTTTAACGGCAGTGGCGCAGTCATAGACCGACATCTAATTGAAGGTGGTTGCGGCGAATTACATCGAGCGATCGCAGAAACATTGGATAAGCGCAACGACGGGACAAGCTTGTTGAGAAAAGATGTGAAACATTCTCCCAACCTGGTAAACCAAGGCATCCTAGCCGGAACCTTTACTTATGGGGGCAACCATCTGACTGGAAAAGTATTTAAAACCGAGTATGAACAATGCCTGCAAACATGGTGGGACACCAGGATAGAGAAATTCGCCAACTTTGTCACCAATAGCGGGTATTTAGACCAAGCTCAATACCTTGTGTGTTGGGGTGGGGGTGCAAGTTTGCCTCTCACACAGGAAAGACTGACGGACATAGGTTTTGTCACTCTCACAGAACCTCAATTTATCAACGCTCAAGGATTAAAACTGCTAACTGAAATTACTTTGGAGGACATCAGTAAATGAGTAATTATGCCTCGCGTCGAATTACCATTAGCTACTTTGCAGCCGAAGAAGTTTGCAAAATGGCTGGCTTACCCCTTGACGTTCCACCGCAGGCACTAGCAGGGGCAGTAGAAAAACTGATTTTCCAGTTTGAGAGCGATAGACAAGCCTCAAGCCAGCCAAAAGCCGAACCGCCTAAAACTCAGGTAGTGGAGGCAAATAAAAACGCGATCGCTGCAATGGTGAAAGGGTATCAAAGCAAGTGAGGGATGGCAAACTAACCGATTTATTAATCAAGCTTACGCTTAGAAAAAACTGAAAGTGAGCCAGCAACAAGACATGCAGAAAAAAAGGGACATCGAAACAGAGGGCTAAACGGATGAGCCAAGTAACTCATATATGGGACAGCACATTGCTGCGTAAAAGTGCCGTGTATCAAATAAATGGTTTCTTGTATCGCTATCTGTATAAAGATGGCAGCATTAAGCACTCCTCGTACCACTTCAGACCGCTTGCAGGTCAAAAAATCAAAGCTGATTTGAAGCTAAACCACAACAAGCTTACTAGTTGTTGTTATGAAGTTGAGGGAATACGTGCAACACGCAATACGACAGTTACAGATAAAACAGTTCAATTGAGTTTATTTTGAGAGCGATACCTAGCTCCTTCGGAGCAGCTTCGCCAACGGTCAGCTACGCTGTGGGAACGCTAACGCCCTACCGCCAAGTAAGAAAGCGTAGATGCTCCCGCAGCTTGTCGTTGGAAGCCTCTTGAAGAGTAGACATCGCCTCATTGATACCCAATAAAGGGGTGCATCTATCGCCGCAAAACGAAAATACACAACAAGCTTGATTTTAAACCATGTCAAAACCAATAGGCTATTACACCAACTACACCCCAGGTGACGAAGGATTGCTTGCCCAGATGCAGTCAGTTTGGGGCGCACAATTACAGGAATTGAACAATGCAGACCGACTTTGGATGATTTACAAACTCGCTGAAGAATTGTGTGCGGAGTTTGAGGAAGCATTAGAAATTGAGGATTTAACCGAAGGAGTAGAAGAAGCTGTAGAACGCTCAAACTCGGAACTTCAACAAAGCGATCGCTTAGGTCTAATCGAAGCCTTAGTCAACCAAGTCAAACACAGCAAGTAGGAACAATGGGACGCAATAAATACCAACTACAAGCCAGTTTGGGGTTGTTTAGCTTATTTCTAACTGCGTCCCCCCTATTTCTGAAATTACCTGCCCAATACCAGGCATTTAATAAAAATTCAGAAATGGAAGTGGATGCTGCGATCGCTTATTCCAAAACCAGAACCAGCGAACAAATCGAACGAGAACGAATCCAGCAACGCAAAGAAACCGCAGACACCTTACAGCGCACGGGAATATTACCCACCCACCAAAAACTTAAAATCCGCCGCTACTTCGACAATCCCAAACGCAACCCCAACCCCGATATCACAGGCTATCTAGAGGACGAAACCGTTTATGTATACGATTCTGCGGGGATTTGTATTGGACGGATAGAAAACCGCCAATGGTATTGGAAGCATTGGTATAAAAATGCCTGCGATAATTCACCTGCTCAGTAAGGAAATCAAAATCCTGTGATGATTCACTGGCGAATCAACAGTATAAATTATCTCTGCAATTGTGCATTTACTCAGTAAGGAAATCAAAATACCTGCAATGATTCACCCATTTTTGAGCCAGGTATAAATTGTCTAGTTGTGATGTGACAAAACGCATCCTTCCTTACCCAAAAAGAAGCAGAAAAAGGCATTTGCAAAGTAAAGCAAAAATGGTTCGCCAGAAAAAGCCAGTATAAATTGTATCTTTAATCAAAAATCCACTCAGTAAGGAAGTAAAACAATATCCCCAACAACTCGCCTATTCAGTAAGGAGATAAAAATGCCTCCAACAATTCATCAGTTTGGTAGGGATTTTAAAACAATATCTCCAATAAGTAACCCACTCAGTAAGGAGGTAAAAAATGTCAGCATTAGGAGAAAAAGACGCATCCCAAAGCAAGAAAGAGGAACAGAAAAAGGGGGTAAGCGAATACATCGAAATCATTGCCCAATGGGTCGTAGACATTATTTCTATCCCCTTCCAGTTCGCTGGGGCGATAATGTCTCAATTCGTACAACCAGGCACATCAGGAGCGAAAATTCTAGGGATGTTGATGTTTGCTGGTGGCGTTGTCCTCTCCGCCGATGGAATCTGGCAAACCCTGTTTCAAGGAACACCAATGTTTCCGTGGTTTGAACGCGGTTGGATAGGTTGGTTTGGCTGGTTAACCGTGTGGTTTAATCCCCTATTCTGGCTTTCTATCGTAGTTTCTTGGTGCATTCAACAAG
The sequence above is a segment of the Calothrix sp. PCC 6303 genome. Coding sequences within it:
- a CDS encoding GNAT family N-acetyltransferase, yielding MDNTAPWNRSTINYPPIYKGVGGNLIDFAVVRSNELGYQGRIGLHALPGAIAFYKKLKIGLLDCGPDPDEPDNLVYFETLRRKL
- a CDS encoding DUF3854 domain-containing protein: MESLTNTASNQENKVNNSQSSAVISPSEKLRLRLNSKHYEQCTVNRGLLPEWIEINCRSVDISSASELLGYTAKSSGIWLEGTNYQGQLRPDKPWRSDNKSNEKAPKYRSPRGEYDVMLPIHPVIANYWDDLEALKLLCYTIDGHPCLVLTEGFFKAIAGCSHDLPTIALLGVEMGLTPASADPQGKRYLVPGLEKFARAGFGFIHAFDADCATNSNVVMAQRKLVNQIKKFKVPQYIVTGLWEVDESFQNKNKGMDDYIMNHGADNFKREILAKAVNIERWEKLFESSGSYVNQQKITPKIAMQILADRYRHEWKYDAERQVWRRWNGKIWEAEQELIFTQVVYRALEEIPNINYGYFSFIENTVRFLKSELVDKHWQTFNRMEWIAFNDCVYEVKTGKTHPHAPGFGFISVLEHNFPKLVAIDPTSTLLDQLRINAPNFYAWAMYSQKGDPLKVMKLLAIVNGVIKFRFVDLQMFVHLQGVPGSGKGTYARLLEKVVGKPNHTSAKLHKLGDDNVIAAIIDKQLVICPDEKKRTCDFSGLLSLTGGDNIPYIAKYKPQANGKFYGTIVVISNSNPFVGDVTGIDRRLSLVTFDESLPIRDTDVENKMQAEVPELTALALRMPDQQVTNLIKGEGDAAIPDFKRQQWLHKTENDSVALFMEEMLIPASPDKFVMLGGKGDDARTLYGAYIRMCDENNSKSLFTKNNFRGHLLELCREMGWRSVREARQGNGWRIYGVLLREVSDTSSRISDRLGECRECRECKPGVDPNRDLKPLFSKESVGNVDNFMSDLLSKENQISHQLRQENSREGNVTSPISCEENNREGNVTSPISCEENNREGNIPSSMSREENNREGNIPSSMSREENSHEGNIPPPMSREENSREENITSPTSRGENSREENLTSPIVYTPTHSSQGEDLRSAQPEKQVYTAYTETDAATTELSNHSPSLLEQMLEAWDTQVVLGKLVLSASETELETATAQCTLSEIAYIKEAANSAWRPGLNRDADYMGKRVEIMQAGQSREITVKTQAGSLIKVKRGNLRPWLGL
- a CDS encoding ParM/StbA family protein, giving the protein MTVEYSNSENWLASVSYCASLRSLELISGKDPGAGYGKAIYGDMTVVVPAAYSLLRNRNINHHETIANSGAWVRYVEGSRSDLKEKQYFWGTAATAQADHTLLHENKALKAELALESILADLAILNVPDGSKLWISLSNHNPEKWEEDIKRKVRGGHTFQHKDPVSREIVTKTIEIAITGIYPEGFGSIAYCLFGNQSLHLDASEIAIALDIGSSTWLITIFNGSGAVIDRHLIEGGCGELHRAIAETLDKRNDGTSLLRKDVKHSPNLVNQGILAGTFTYGGNHLTGKVFKTEYEQCLQTWWDTRIEKFANFVTNSGYLDQAQYLVCWGGGASLPLTQERLTDIGFVTLTEPQFINAQGLKLLTEITLEDISK